One Campylobacter concisus DNA segment encodes these proteins:
- the gltX gene encoding glutamate--tRNA ligase, producing the protein MYRFAPSPTGDMHIGNLRAAIFNYICSLQDKSGFILRIEDTDKERNIEGKEKDILEILSKFGIKPEQIYIQSENLKFHRQLASKLLIDKKAFACFCTEEELEAKKQKAKEQGVAYRYDGTCERLSDAEVLNCEKPFVIRMKKPTRTMSFTDAIKGELSFEPDAVDSFVIMRADKTPTYNFACAIDDMLEGVTFVIRGEDHVSNTPKQDLIREGLGYTGKMNYAHLPILLNIEGKKMSKRENESSVKWLFEQGFLPEAIANYLILLGNKTPTEIFTIEEAVKWFDITKISRSPARFDVKKLEQINREHIKLASKERIKEIFGVDESKVELVKFYTQESSLVPEIKAKVEAIYSPKIAPDEYKNEFEIIKEAARNLKACETFDEFKKELMSATNLKGKNFFMPLRALLTNDLHGPELSELYPLIKDDLGKILI; encoded by the coding sequence ATGTATCGTTTTGCACCCTCTCCAACAGGAGATATGCACATAGGAAATTTACGTGCTGCTATTTTCAACTATATTTGTTCTTTGCAAGATAAAAGTGGCTTTATTTTACGCATAGAAGATACCGACAAAGAGCGAAATATAGAGGGAAAAGAGAAAGATATCTTAGAAATTTTAAGCAAATTTGGCATAAAACCAGAGCAAATTTACATCCAAAGTGAAAATTTAAAATTCCACAGACAGCTTGCATCAAAGCTTCTCATCGACAAAAAAGCCTTTGCTTGCTTTTGCACTGAAGAAGAGCTAGAAGCTAAAAAGCAAAAAGCAAAAGAGCAAGGCGTGGCATATAGATATGACGGCACCTGCGAGAGGCTAAGCGACGCTGAAGTTTTAAACTGCGAGAAGCCATTTGTTATCCGCATGAAAAAACCAACACGCACGATGAGCTTTACAGATGCGATCAAAGGCGAGCTAAGCTTCGAGCCAGACGCAGTTGATAGCTTTGTCATCATGAGAGCGGATAAGACTCCAACTTATAACTTCGCCTGCGCGATTGATGATATGCTAGAAGGCGTGACCTTTGTCATACGCGGCGAGGATCATGTGAGCAACACACCAAAGCAAGACCTCATACGCGAGGGGCTTGGCTACACTGGCAAGATGAACTACGCGCATTTGCCTATCCTTTTAAATATAGAGGGCAAAAAAATGAGCAAACGCGAGAACGAATCAAGCGTAAAATGGCTCTTTGAGCAGGGTTTTTTGCCTGAGGCGATCGCAAACTATCTGATACTTCTTGGCAACAAAACTCCAACTGAAATTTTTACGATAGAAGAGGCAGTGAAGTGGTTTGATATAACTAAAATTTCACGCTCACCCGCTAGATTTGACGTGAAAAAGCTTGAACAGATAAATAGAGAACACATCAAACTTGCCTCAAAAGAGCGCATAAAAGAGATCTTTGGCGTGGATGAGAGCAAGGTTGAGCTGGTTAAATTTTACACTCAAGAAAGCTCGCTAGTGCCTGAGATAAAGGCAAAAGTTGAGGCTATTTACTCACCAAAAATAGCTCCAGATGAGTATAAAAACGAATTTGAGATCATAAAAGAAGCAGCTCGTAATTTAAAAGCGTGCGAAACATTTGATGAGTTTAAAAAAGAGCTTATGAGCGCTACAAATTTAAAAGGTAAAAACTTTTTCATGCCGCTACGTGCGCTTCTTACAAACGACCTTCATGGCCCTGAGCTAAGTGAGCTCTATCCGCTCATCAAAGATGATCTAGGCAAAATTTTAATCTAG
- a CDS encoding ferrochelatase — translation MTIENLTHIINGQILNNPSISSVTSFAFEAKNIKRGYALIATQSDQIAPAIKQGAYAIISEEDVTPSDEEIAFIKVASLQTAIIKLMRFEAIHKNIKFCAVNPFIKALLEKSHLEKNAHVIPENLTELFYKIFHANLFDTFFSDDTRILQRLSLLYETAWTDTNISVLNPSSIFFTTLIYDDKYYQNLSIPRVFAGMFCGLLGYLKKNNIGFKVTESRISSHFDPVFIDKDFKPVGFGSSFRAVIAEEDEELFLTESIFLRRNFSESELKFCLPKDSTLKVENAIFYENLDEIKELQNFVYALVLCKKEDLLDSLSQSKEQSGLF, via the coding sequence ATGACGATAGAAAATTTAACCCACATAATAAATGGACAAATTTTAAATAACCCAAGCATCTCAAGCGTGACTAGCTTCGCGTTTGAGGCTAAAAATATAAAACGAGGCTACGCTCTCATCGCCACGCAAAGCGATCAGATTGCACCTGCGATAAAGCAAGGCGCCTACGCTATTATTAGTGAAGAGGATGTCACGCCAAGCGACGAGGAGATAGCCTTTATCAAGGTAGCAAGCCTGCAAACTGCCATCATTAAGCTCATGCGCTTTGAAGCGATCCACAAAAATATCAAATTTTGCGCGGTCAATCCCTTCATAAAAGCGCTTTTAGAGAAGTCACACCTTGAAAAAAACGCCCACGTCATACCTGAAAATTTAACTGAGCTTTTTTATAAAATTTTCCATGCAAATTTGTTTGACACATTTTTTAGCGACGATACGAGGATACTTCAAAGGCTCTCGCTACTTTACGAGACGGCCTGGACTGATACAAATATAAGCGTGCTAAATCCAAGCTCGATCTTTTTTACAACGCTCATTTACGATGACAAATACTATCAAAATTTAAGCATCCCAAGGGTTTTTGCTGGGATGTTTTGCGGACTTCTTGGCTATCTTAAGAAAAATAATATCGGCTTTAAAGTAACAGAGAGTAGAATTTCATCGCACTTTGACCCAGTCTTTATCGACAAAGACTTTAAGCCAGTTGGTTTTGGTAGTAGTTTTAGAGCGGTGATAGCCGAAGAAGACGAAGAGCTATTTTTGACTGAAAGCATATTTCTAAGGCGAAATTTCAGCGAAAGCGAGCTTAAATTTTGCCTGCCAAAAGATAGCACGCTAAAGGTTGAAAACGCCATTTTTTATGAAAATTTAGACGAGATAAAAGAGCTACAAAATTTCGTCTATGCCCTTGTGCTTTGCAAAAAAGAAGATCTGCTTGATAGTCTAAGCCAAAGCAAAGAGCAAAGCGGACTCTTTTAA
- the mobB gene encoding molybdopterin-guanine dinucleotide biosynthesis protein B yields the protein MKRLAIAFSGPSNSGKTTLILKVAKKFIDDGLKVVVVKHDPGDKAKFDVEGKDSFKFSQAGADVVVMSPTRTTYFSQSSQGIDEVIRMIGEFDMLLVEGLKTLPLPRLSVFRGEIDEAYLSFSDAIATYKKQIPYEITNLNLDDIDAICAWIIKNAKAV from the coding sequence ATGAAAAGACTTGCCATTGCTTTTTCTGGCCCTTCAAATAGCGGAAAAACGACGCTTATCTTAAAAGTCGCAAAAAAATTTATAGATGACGGGCTAAAGGTCGTTGTAGTCAAGCACGACCCAGGCGACAAGGCCAAATTTGACGTTGAAGGCAAGGATAGCTTTAAATTTTCTCAGGCAGGAGCTGACGTAGTCGTGATGAGTCCGACTAGAACGACTTACTTTTCACAAAGCTCGCAAGGCATAGACGAGGTCATAAGGATGATCGGCGAGTTTGACATGCTCTTAGTTGAGGGGCTAAAGACACTGCCACTGCCAAGACTAAGCGTCTTTAGAGGTGAGATCGATGAAGCTTATCTTAGCTTTTCAGACGCGATCGCCACTTATAAAAAGCAGATCCCCTACGAGATAACAAATCTAAATTTAGACGATATAGACGCCATTTGTGCGTGGATAATCAAAAATGCAAAGGCTGTATAA
- a CDS encoding cytochrome c3 family protein, producing MAEVKKKFFVWSSVIIGIVIGLIASMGIADALHATGSGYICTICHTMDPMNAAYHEDAHGGNNKLGIKAECSACHLNHTSAYTYVLTKLKVSINDGYKTFFTDTDKIDWRKKREHASHFVYDSGCMTCHSNLKNVIQAGKSFLPHRDYFVLGNPNKKSCVDCHEHVGHKNLGLQIDKFEAIKKQENNKTK from the coding sequence TTGGCTGAAGTTAAGAAGAAATTTTTTGTTTGGTCATCTGTGATAATAGGCATCGTAATCGGCCTTATCGCTTCTATGGGCATAGCTGATGCACTTCACGCGACTGGTAGCGGCTACATCTGTACCATTTGCCACACGATGGATCCTATGAATGCTGCATATCATGAAGACGCGCACGGCGGCAATAACAAGCTTGGCATAAAAGCTGAATGTTCAGCCTGTCACCTAAATCATACAAGTGCCTATACCTATGTGCTTACAAAACTTAAAGTATCGATAAATGATGGCTATAAGACATTTTTTACAGATACAGACAAGATCGACTGGCGTAAAAAACGCGAGCATGCATCTCACTTTGTCTATGATAGTGGTTGTATGACTTGCCACTCAAATTTAAAAAATGTTATTCAAGCTGGTAAATCATTCTTGCCACATAGAGATTATTTCGTTCTTGGAAATCCTAATAAAAAATCATGTGTTGACTGCCACGAGCATGTTGGTCACAAGAATTTAGGACTACAAATCGATAAATTTGAAGCAATTAAAAAACAAGAAAACAATAAAACCAAGTAA
- a CDS encoding YggT family protein, with product MILSTLFTAIANILSIIVNVYTWVVIAAALVSWVKPDPSSPIVQLLYRLTDPIYSFIRRYIKTEFNGIDFAPLIVLLALQFLSQFLIRLLFVFAASL from the coding sequence ATGATACTTTCGACACTATTTACAGCGATCGCAAACATCTTAAGCATCATCGTCAATGTCTATACTTGGGTCGTCATCGCAGCAGCGCTTGTTAGCTGGGTCAAGCCTGATCCTAGCTCGCCGATCGTGCAACTACTTTACAGACTGACTGATCCTATTTATAGCTTCATTAGACGCTATATAAAAACAGAATTTAACGGCATCGACTTTGCCCCACTCATCGTGCTTTTGGCACTTCAATTTTTAAGTCAATTTCTAATAAGGCTTTTATTTGTTTTTGCTGCGTCACTTTAG
- a CDS encoding lytic transglycosylase domain-containing protein, with protein sequence MFLLRHFSILSLACVALLAKIYTYEELKKEPKSLAKDYYINRLINEGSYTKEQIAELSRDVFRKSGLVQKSINKILPPKAAPSKCPGINASNITSASLACQNLLTTMSFSLKLDSKTREILAANLASTNPEKARILRTLNEANPALSFASANDTKSFLELFNASNPQSKNALFSASFEANFMNKLYMQKGFTNLLNDVVFNKKYESFRRNLLSIDPAVTEKSDAFTLGLNAILLSQNDVAFSFFTRAKNTFDRAWQRDNATFWQYELSGDESFLKELSASKDANIYSLYARDLVGGEPLEVIVPRPSKQNIENFDVSDPFLWNKTTSLAKDMNATQASEFAMRFYTNESIGAYAYFMQKAHGWEKQYFLMPSSPELEGISTERKSMIYALARQESLFIPSVVSTSYALGMMQFMPFLANAIGKKELKIPNFDQDDLFKTDVAFKFANHHLNYLDKFLFHPLFTAYAYNGGIGFTKKVITREDMFKEGKFEPFLSIELVPVAETRNYGKKVLANYVIYRALNGSSIKISQLFENLTKPALTDKFRN encoded by the coding sequence TTGTTTTTGCTGCGTCACTTTAGTATCCTCTCTTTAGCCTGCGTTGCTCTTTTAGCTAAAATTTACACCTACGAGGAGCTAAAAAAAGAGCCAAAAAGCCTTGCAAAAGACTACTATATAAACCGCCTCATCAACGAAGGTAGCTACACAAAAGAGCAGATAGCTGAGCTTTCACGCGACGTTTTTAGAAAAAGTGGCTTAGTTCAAAAATCAATCAATAAAATTTTACCTCCAAAAGCAGCCCCTAGCAAATGTCCTGGCATAAACGCAAGCAACATCACAAGTGCTAGCTTGGCTTGCCAAAATTTACTAACAACGATGAGTTTTTCTCTAAAGCTTGATAGCAAAACTCGTGAAATTTTAGCGGCAAATCTTGCAAGCACAAACCCGGAAAAAGCTAGGATTTTACGCACTTTAAACGAGGCAAATCCTGCTCTTAGCTTTGCAAGTGCAAACGATACAAAGAGCTTTTTAGAGCTTTTTAACGCTTCAAACCCACAAAGTAAAAATGCCCTTTTTAGCGCAAGCTTTGAAGCAAATTTTATGAACAAGCTCTACATGCAAAAGGGCTTTACAAATTTATTAAACGATGTCGTGTTTAATAAAAAATATGAAAGCTTTAGAAGAAATTTACTTAGCATAGATCCAGCTGTCACTGAAAAAAGCGACGCATTTACGCTTGGACTAAACGCTATCTTGCTTAGTCAAAATGACGTTGCATTTAGTTTTTTCACAAGAGCTAAAAATACCTTTGATAGGGCTTGGCAAAGGGACAATGCAACCTTTTGGCAGTATGAGCTAAGCGGCGATGAGAGCTTTTTAAAAGAGCTAAGTGCTAGCAAAGATGCAAATATCTACTCACTTTACGCAAGAGATTTGGTCGGTGGCGAACCGCTTGAAGTGATCGTGCCAAGGCCTAGCAAGCAAAATATCGAAAATTTTGATGTAAGCGATCCATTTTTATGGAACAAAACCACGTCCCTTGCAAAGGATATGAACGCCACGCAGGCAAGCGAATTTGCGATGAGATTTTACACAAACGAAAGTATCGGCGCATATGCATACTTCATGCAAAAAGCGCATGGCTGGGAGAAGCAGTACTTTTTGATGCCAAGCTCACCAGAGCTTGAGGGCATCAGCACCGAGCGAAAGTCGATGATCTACGCACTTGCAAGGCAAGAGAGCCTCTTTATCCCAAGTGTTGTCTCAACCTCATACGCCCTTGGCATGATGCAGTTTATGCCATTTCTTGCAAATGCGATCGGTAAAAAAGAGCTAAAAATTCCAAATTTTGACCAGGACGATCTTTTTAAAACAGATGTCGCCTTTAAATTTGCAAATCACCATCTAAACTACCTTGATAAATTTCTTTTTCATCCGCTCTTTACCGCATACGCATATAACGGCGGTATCGGCTTTACAAAAAAAGTCATCACAAGAGAAGATATGTTTAAAGAGGGGAAATTTGAGCCGTTTTTATCGATCGAGCTAGTACCTGTTGCAGAGACTAGAAACTACGGCAAGAAGGTGCTTGCAAACTACGTGATCTATAGGGCGCTTAATGGTTCCAGTATAAAGATTTCGCAACTTTTCGAAAATTTAACAAAACCGGCTTTGACTGATAAATTTCGAAACTAA
- the metG gene encoding methionine--tRNA ligase gives MKEKAYITTPIYYVNDVPHIGHAYTTIIADTLARFNRLQGKETYFMTGTDEHGQKIEQAARARGKTPKEYADEISAKFRSLWDEFEISYDHFIRTTDEEHKQTVQNVFEKMQANGDIYKGEYEGFYCVSCETFFNQRDLLEDNRCPDCGRVTSLVKEESYFFKLSKYEDALLKWYENDELCVIPKGKKNEVVSFVKGGLKDLSVTRTSFDWGIKLPKSANDDKHVMYVWLDALINYLTTLGYSRDNARMDFWPHTTHIVGKDILRFHAVYWPAFLMSLGLPLPKHVAAHGWWTIDGEKMSKSKGNVINPREVANAYGLENFRYFLLREVPFGQDGDYSQKALIERINSELGNGLGNLLSRIVGMSAKYSDYKIDSKDVIKFHKAELDEAKGYLDEAIKNLENLATNRYLEDLWKVVTLANAAVAKYEPWSLVKAGKSDEANALVALCANLLAKVAILLSPAMPKTCTKIADTLGFSIDTASYETLVLKNEISNFVAKATEPLFPRIEKELMGEARDLKEEPKAEPKEEKKEEGIISIDDFAKIVIKVGEVLECERVEGSEKLLKFKIDLGEEQPRQILSGIAKYYEPSSLVGKQVCVLANLKERTMMKKYVSQGMILSASDGSLTLLGTQGKVKNGAIVG, from the coding sequence ATGAAAGAAAAAGCTTATATAACCACTCCGATTTATTACGTAAATGATGTGCCACACATCGGTCACGCCTACACGACTATCATCGCTGATACACTAGCTAGATTTAACCGCTTGCAAGGCAAAGAGACCTACTTCATGACTGGCACAGACGAGCATGGTCAAAAGATCGAGCAAGCAGCTCGCGCTAGAGGCAAGACGCCAAAAGAGTACGCTGATGAGATCAGTGCGAAATTTAGATCGCTTTGGGATGAATTTGAGATAAGCTACGACCATTTTATAAGGACAACCGACGAAGAGCATAAGCAAACCGTGCAAAATGTCTTTGAAAAGATGCAAGCAAACGGCGATATCTACAAGGGCGAGTACGAGGGCTTTTACTGCGTTAGCTGCGAGACATTTTTCAACCAAAGAGACTTGCTTGAGGACAACCGCTGTCCAGACTGCGGCCGCGTGACATCTTTAGTTAAAGAAGAGAGCTACTTTTTTAAGCTTTCAAAATATGAAGACGCTCTTTTAAAATGGTATGAAAATGACGAGCTTTGCGTCATCCCAAAGGGTAAGAAAAACGAGGTCGTAAGCTTTGTAAAAGGCGGATTAAAAGACCTCTCAGTGACAAGAACGAGCTTTGACTGGGGCATAAAGCTACCAAAGAGCGCAAACGACGACAAGCACGTTATGTACGTCTGGCTTGACGCGCTCATAAACTACTTAACAACACTAGGATACTCAAGAGATAACGCTAGAATGGACTTTTGGCCGCATACAACACACATTGTTGGCAAGGATATCTTGCGCTTTCACGCAGTTTATTGGCCGGCATTTTTGATGAGCCTTGGCTTGCCACTGCCAAAACACGTCGCAGCGCACGGCTGGTGGACGATAGATGGCGAAAAGATGAGCAAAAGCAAGGGCAACGTCATCAACCCAAGAGAGGTCGCAAACGCTTATGGACTTGAAAATTTCAGATACTTTTTGCTTAGAGAGGTGCCGTTTGGACAAGATGGCGACTACAGCCAAAAGGCCTTGATCGAGCGCATAAACTCAGAGCTTGGCAACGGACTTGGCAACTTGCTAAGCCGCATAGTAGGCATGAGCGCAAAGTATAGCGACTACAAGATCGACTCAAAAGATGTGATCAAATTTCACAAAGCCGAGCTTGATGAGGCGAAGGGCTATCTTGATGAGGCGATAAAAAATTTAGAAAATTTAGCAACAAACCGCTACTTAGAGGATCTTTGGAAGGTCGTAACGCTTGCAAACGCAGCCGTTGCGAAGTATGAGCCATGGTCGCTTGTAAAAGCTGGCAAAAGTGACGAAGCAAACGCACTTGTGGCACTTTGTGCAAATTTACTTGCAAAAGTGGCGATACTGCTTAGCCCAGCTATGCCAAAAACTTGCACTAAGATAGCTGATACGCTTGGCTTTAGCATAGATACGGCCTCTTATGAAACTCTTGTATTAAAAAATGAAATTTCAAATTTTGTGGCAAAAGCTACTGAGCCACTCTTCCCAAGGATAGAAAAAGAGCTAATGGGCGAGGCAAGAGACCTAAAAGAAGAGCCAAAAGCTGAGCCAAAAGAGGAAAAAAAAGAAGAAGGCATTATTAGCATCGATGACTTTGCCAAGATCGTAATAAAAGTAGGCGAAGTGCTCGAGTGTGAGAGAGTTGAGGGTAGCGAGAAACTGCTTAAATTTAAGATAGATCTTGGCGAGGAGCAGCCACGTCAAATTTTATCTGGCATCGCCAAATACTACGAGCCTAGCTCGCTTGTGGGCAAGCAAGTTTGCGTTTTAGCAAATTTAAAAGAGCGAACGATGATGAAAAAATATGTCTCGCAAGGCATGATCCTAAGCGCATCAGACGGCTCGCTAACGCTTCTTGGCACGCAGGGCAAGGTCAAAAACGGCGCGATCGTTGGCTAA
- a CDS encoding class 1 fructose-bisphosphatase gives MQELNQIFNTIKDIAKEISEVIKYADLGYTTHENATGDTQLKLDVKSDEIITAKFKQLSCVKALISEEKEDELEINKNAKFIIAYDPLDGSSLVDVNFAVGSIFGIYEDEVKPENLIAAAYSIYGPRLELVIAEKKGALPKFYRLGKDGEFKFVKELELKEKGKLNATGATQKGWSQTHRNFINELFNEGYRLRYSGAMVSDLHQILLKGGGLFSYPATSDHPNGKLRVVFEVLPFAFIYENAKGATSNGKNQTLFDIKIEKIHQTTPCFFGSRDEISLLHKFYEQK, from the coding sequence ATGCAAGAACTAAACCAAATTTTTAACACCATTAAAGATATCGCAAAAGAGATAAGCGAGGTCATAAAATACGCCGATCTTGGCTACACAACTCACGAAAACGCAACTGGCGACACCCAGCTAAAGCTTGATGTAAAAAGCGACGAGATCATCACGGCTAAATTTAAGCAGCTTTCATGCGTAAAAGCGCTAATTAGCGAAGAGAAAGAGGACGAGCTTGAGATAAATAAAAATGCTAAATTTATCATCGCTTACGATCCACTTGATGGCTCAAGCTTAGTTGATGTAAATTTCGCTGTTGGTTCGATCTTTGGCATCTACGAAGACGAGGTAAAACCAGAAAATTTAATAGCCGCAGCTTACAGCATCTATGGTCCAAGACTTGAGCTGGTAATTGCCGAGAAAAAGGGCGCTTTGCCTAAATTTTATAGGCTTGGCAAAGATGGCGAGTTTAAATTTGTAAAAGAGCTTGAGCTAAAAGAAAAAGGCAAGCTAAACGCCACGGGAGCTACGCAAAAGGGCTGGAGTCAAACGCATAGAAATTTCATAAACGAGCTATTTAACGAGGGCTACAGGCTAAGATATTCAGGTGCGATGGTAAGCGACTTGCATCAAATTTTACTAAAAGGTGGCGGTCTTTTTAGCTACCCAGCAACGAGCGATCATCCAAATGGCAAGCTAAGGGTTGTCTTTGAAGTGTTGCCATTTGCCTTTATATATGAAAACGCAAAGGGCGCAACCTCAAACGGCAAAAACCAAACACTCTTTGATATAAAAATAGAAAAAATTCACCAAACTACGCCATGCTTCTTTGGTTCGCGTGATGAAATTTCACTTTTGCATAAATTTTACGAGCAAAAATAA
- the mscL gene encoding large-conductance mechanosensitive channel protein MscL produces MSFISEFKEFAMRGNVIDMAVGVVIGGAFGKIVSSLVGDIIMPVVGAITGGVNFTDLKLTLKEAVEGAPAVTINYGSFIQTMVDFLIIAFCIFCVIKALNTLKNKLPKEEEAAPAEPETPADIAILTEIRDLLKK; encoded by the coding sequence ATGAGTTTTATCAGTGAATTTAAAGAATTTGCGATGCGCGGAAATGTCATAGATATGGCAGTTGGTGTTGTTATCGGTGGAGCATTTGGAAAGATTGTCTCATCACTAGTTGGCGATATTATCATGCCAGTAGTTGGCGCTATAACAGGCGGTGTAAATTTCACTGATCTTAAGCTAACACTAAAAGAAGCAGTAGAAGGCGCGCCAGCTGTTACGATAAACTATGGCTCATTTATACAAACAATGGTTGATTTCTTAATCATTGCGTTTTGTATTTTTTGCGTCATCAAAGCTTTAAATACACTTAAAAATAAACTACCAAAAGAAGAAGAGGCAGCTCCTGCAGAGCCTGAAACTCCAGCTGATATAGCAATTCTGACTGAGATCAGAGACCTTCTAAAAAAATAA
- the hcp gene encoding hydroxylamine reductase, with product MKDMKMFCHQCEMSAEDGCGAKGQPMGTCGKSDTLALLQDTMVFGLKGLSAYRHHAHELGADTSNVDRVMADTLYFTLTNSNFNFDEHIKQLLEVGGAGVEVMNLLSEAHTAKFGIPTPVRVSQNKVEGKAILVSGHNLHALKALLEATKDKGINIYTHSEMLPAHGYPELRKYSHLKGNIGKAWFDQTKLFNEFKGAILMTTNCIVPLRSNCTYADRLFGYSIAGTNGVKHIENDDFTPLIECALACGDVSGFDSDESLVTGGHYKTILTLAPQILDAINTGKIRRFFVIAGCDAPGKGREYYRELAASLPKDCVILTSSCGKFRFNDIDFGNVLGTELPRYIDLGQCNDSNGAVKIALALSEATGIAVNDLPVSIVLMWMEQKAVIILLALFSLGIKNINVGPSLPKFFNEEIINFLVDKFNVRPISGDAQADLKYFLGE from the coding sequence ATGAAAGATATGAAGATGTTTTGCCATCAGTGCGAGATGAGCGCTGAGGATGGATGCGGTGCAAAGGGCCAGCCTATGGGCACCTGTGGCAAGAGTGACACGCTAGCACTTTTGCAAGATACGATGGTTTTTGGCTTAAAAGGCCTTAGCGCATACCGCCACCACGCACACGAGCTTGGCGCTGATACTAGCAACGTTGATCGCGTTATGGCTGATACGCTTTATTTCACGCTTACAAACTCAAATTTCAACTTCGATGAGCACATCAAGCAGCTTCTTGAAGTAGGCGGTGCTGGCGTTGAGGTGATGAACCTACTAAGCGAGGCTCACACGGCTAAATTTGGCATCCCAACACCAGTTAGAGTGAGCCAAAACAAGGTCGAGGGCAAGGCGATCTTAGTAAGCGGACACAACCTGCACGCTCTAAAAGCGCTACTTGAGGCGACAAAAGATAAGGGCATCAATATCTACACTCACTCAGAGATGCTCCCAGCTCACGGATACCCAGAACTACGCAAGTACAGCCACCTAAAAGGCAACATCGGCAAGGCGTGGTTTGACCAAACTAAGCTATTTAATGAATTTAAAGGTGCGATACTAATGACAACAAACTGCATCGTGCCACTACGCTCAAACTGCACATACGCTGACAGGCTATTTGGCTACTCGATTGCAGGCACAAACGGCGTAAAACACATCGAAAACGACGACTTCACTCCACTTATCGAGTGCGCACTAGCCTGTGGCGACGTTAGCGGCTTTGATAGCGACGAGAGCCTAGTAACTGGCGGCCACTACAAGACTATCCTAACTTTAGCCCCACAAATTTTAGATGCGATAAACACTGGCAAGATCCGCAGATTTTTCGTGATCGCTGGCTGTGACGCGCCTGGCAAGGGACGCGAGTACTATAGGGAGCTAGCTGCTAGCCTTCCAAAAGACTGCGTGATACTTACTTCAAGCTGTGGTAAATTTAGATTTAACGATATTGACTTTGGCAACGTTCTAGGCACCGAGCTACCACGCTACATCGACCTTGGTCAGTGCAACGACAGCAACGGCGCGGTAAAAATCGCCCTTGCGCTTAGCGAGGCAACAGGCATCGCAGTAAATGACCTACCAGTTTCTATCGTGCTAATGTGGATGGAGCAAAAAGCGGTCATCATCTTGCTAGCGCTATTTAGCCTTGGTATCAAAAATATCAACGTAGGACCTAGCTTACCTAAATTTTTCAATGAAGAGATCATAAATTTCTTAGTGGATAAATTTAACGTTAGACCAATTAGCGGCGACGCTCAAGCTGATCTAAAATACTTCTTAGGTGAGTAA
- a CDS encoding Crp/Fnr family transcriptional regulator, protein MIEQIPFFQGLDAEDLAKLEAISVVKKYKKGEFLFIEGEEPKWLTFLITGSVKLYKTTANGKEIFIHQLAPMNFVAEVVNFENIPYPASAIFTISGEVLKINYEKFESQFLTKPEICMKFLKSMAQKIRITTNLLHQELILSSEEKVARFILNHEDLFNELKHTKISSILNMTPETFSRILNKFKTNGLVKLDEKNQILEKNVGGLQEIYSY, encoded by the coding sequence ATGATAGAACAAATCCCATTTTTCCAAGGCCTTGACGCAGAGGACTTAGCCAAACTTGAAGCAATCAGTGTTGTTAAAAAATACAAAAAAGGCGAGTTTTTATTTATAGAAGGCGAGGAGCCAAAGTGGCTTACGTTTTTGATAACTGGCTCAGTTAAGCTTTATAAAACTACGGCAAATGGCAAGGAAATTTTTATCCATCAGCTTGCACCTATGAATTTTGTAGCTGAAGTTGTAAATTTTGAAAATATCCCTTATCCAGCAAGCGCCATTTTTACTATCTCTGGCGAGGTTTTAAAGATAAATTATGAAAAATTTGAATCACAATTTTTAACAAAGCCAGAAATTTGCATGAAATTTCTAAAATCAATGGCTCAAAAGATAAGAATAACAACAAATTTACTCCACCAAGAACTAATACTAAGCTCCGAAGAGAAGGTGGCTAGGTTCATTTTAAATCACGAAGATCTATTTAATGAGCTAAAGCATACAAAAATTTCATCAATACTTAATATGACTCCAGAAACTTTTTCGAGAATTTTAAATAAATTTAAAACAAATGGTTTAGTCAAACTTGATGAGAAGAACCAAATTCTAGAAAAAAATGTAGGTGGGCTACAAGAAATTTATTCTTATTGA